From the Gavia stellata isolate bGavSte3 chromosome 22, bGavSte3.hap2, whole genome shotgun sequence genome, one window contains:
- the AANAT gene encoding serotonin N-acetyltransferase: protein MSALSALPFLKPVHLRSPRSLPGGQRRHTLPASEFRCLSPEDAVSVFEIEREAFISVSGDCPLHLDEIRHFLNLCPELSLGWFEEGRLVAFIIGSLWDQERLSQAALTLHKPRGTAVHIHVLAVHRTFRQQGKGSILMWRYLQYLRCLPFARRALLMCEDFLVPFYQKCGFEALGPCEVTVGELAFIEMQHPVQGHAFMRRNSGC, encoded by the exons atgtcGGCGCTCAGCGCGTTGCCGTTCCTGAAGCCCGTTCACCTGCGGTCCCCCCGAAGCTTGCCGGGGGGCCAGCGCCGCCACACGCTGCCCGCCAGCGAGTTCCGCTGTCTCAGCCCCGAGGACGCCGTCAGCGTGTTCGAGATCGAGCGGGAAG CCTTTATATCCGTCTCTGGGGACTGTCCCCTCCACCTGGATGAGATCCGCCACTTTCTGAACCTGTGCCCGGAGCTCTCCCTCGGCTGGTTTGAGGAAGGGCGGCTCGTGGCGTTCATCATTGGCTCCCTCTGGGACCAGGAGAGGCTCAGCCAG GCGGCGCTGACCCTGCACAAGCCGCGGGGCACGGCGGTGCACATCCACGTGCTGGCCGTGCACCGCACCTTCCGGCAGCAGGGCAAGGGCTCCATCCTCATGTGGCGGTACCTGCAATACCTGCGGTGCCTGCCCTTCGCCCGGCGCGCCCTGCTCATGTGCGAAGACTTCCTCGTGCCCTTCTACCAGAAGTGCGGTTTCGAGGCGCTGGGTCCCTGCGAGGTGACGGTGGGGGAGCTGGCCTTCATCGAGATGCAGCATCCCGTGCAGGGACACGCCTTCATGCGCAGGAACAGCGGCTGCTGA